Part of the Phacochoerus africanus isolate WHEZ1 chromosome 8, ROS_Pafr_v1, whole genome shotgun sequence genome is shown below.
tggctccattcaaccccctagcctgggaacttccatatgccttggtgcatccctaaaaagcaaaaaaaaaaaaatcatgaaaagtgACCTTGGACTCATTACAGAGTCAGCCACTGGTATAATTAACTTATTCCATAGACATTGACTCTGCACCAGGCCTTGTGCCAGGTGCTAGGAGAGGAGACTGGAAAAGACACAGGGACCCTGAGCATCCAGAACCATGTGGAGCATAAGTTACCAAGGAGGGGGAACCCTGGTGGCTGGGGGAACTCGGGAGCTACAGGAAAAGGCTGATTGTATCAACTGCCTAAGCAAGGCCTCATCCTAGATGGTCACATTCAGGCAAGAGTCATGGacaaagttgtttttatttttcaaagtcacCATGTAATAAAAAGGCTACAAAACCCAGAATAAATATCTTCAAGTTACAAAAGCAAAACAGGTCTAGAAAAGCTGCGAACTGTGAAAAGGCAACAGCTGTTGGCAAACAGCAGACCCAGAGATGAATGcatgcttgtttgtttgcttgggtggggatggggtggggtgggggagctcaAGGAGGGAGAGTtgggcccccctcccccttccatcccTCCAAAGGCCTGTCCGCTGGGGTCCCACCGCATCTGCCCGTGCCTTTTGCCCAGTGCTCTGTCCTCGCTCACAGTGCTACCCAGGTCTGTGTGCCCCCTTCTGAGCCTCTGTTAACTTACATAGATGGGATGCCAAGCTGGTGCAGTAAAAAGAGGCCTAGCTTTAGAGACAAATCTGGGCTCATATCCCGGTACCCCTCTGCTTCCCGGCCATGTGAGCTTGGCAGGCACCCACCCCATCTCTGGTTCCCAGTTTCTTCCTAGGGTTGGGGGCGACAGGGTGTCCTGTGCAGGAGGAGGACTGGGTAAGAGGGTGGATGGACCAGGTGGCCCGCCACTGCAAACTGAAGGGTCAGCCCTGGGGTGATGTCCCCCTGCAGGCTGATGCGGGGGGACTGCCAAGCCTGAGCCAGAGCAAGTTGAGGGCAACTgggagaaacagaggcacagcCCCGTGATCACCTGGGACACACCTGGCTGCACCTGTCATGCTGCGGCTGGTGGCTCAAGGGGTGGGTACAAGAGCTAGGAACGTTCTCAACAAAGGCTGTCTTCAGGAGGTGAGTCCTAACGGCAGGACTGGGAGGGCCCCTGGTGACCCCCAAACTGATGGCCATCTCTCTAGAGAAAGCAAGGACTTCAACCGAGGGGTCTTGGCAGCAGACCCTGGGCTCATGCTTCTAGCCTCGACCTCCTCATCTACCCAATGGGTAGAagaggcctggagttcccattgtggctcagcagaaacgaatctgactagtgaccgtgaggatgcaggttcgatccctggcctcattcagtgggttaaggatccagcattcccgtgagctgtggtgtagattgcagacacggctcggatcctgtgttgctgtggcctctagcgtagcctggcagctatagctccgattctcagaccccccagcctgagaacctccatatgccacggccgtggccctaaagagacaaaaaaaaaaaagaggccctgCCTTTGCCCCAGGGCTGCTCTGAAACCCTGTGAGAATGTAACTGGAGAAGCCCTTTGGACATTTTGAAACATTGGCCACATCTGGGGAAGTGTCACCCCCTGTCAGTACCCCCTGCACCCCCAGAGGCATGGAAAATTGATCCTCCACTAACCAGGGAGCCCAACAGAGCCTCCCCAAGGTGGACAGGAGGTGAGGGGCCATCTCCACCTTTCACTGCCCCAACCCATATTTGGCCCCTTCCAGCCCTCgggtgcctgcctgccttcccatGGAGGGCTGACCACCCCCTTCACGGAGGCCTGGGGATCCACTGACCGCCTGACCTGAAGCAGGAGCTCAATAGAAGGTAACTCCGCCCACAGCATCGGCCCCAGGAGTGGCTGGCAGGAAGCAGAGCACAGCCTGACCTGCCTTAATGGCAGCAGGTGGACACCTGCAACCCTGGTCACTCAGCCTCGTACTCAgctcaggcctggggaggggtgaTCCAGGCCGGGAGCCAGGGCACCCTGAGTGCCAGCACCAGAGCTCAGGAGGACAGCGCTCCCCTGTCCCCGGGGCCCAGGCTGAAGAGCactgaggaagagggagggaggaactgCTTCGAAGCTCAGCCGAGGCCTGGGACCACAGCCCCCAGGCCTGGACCCCTTCCCCAGGCTCACGGCCTGGGCCGGGCTGTCATTGGGACTCCCGGGAGGCCTCCTCCCCCGAGGGCCGGCGCCTGCAGCagatggccatggctgtggcggtCTCCTCGCtggtcctgcctcctgccctgacATCCTGGCCCCGAACCACACACGTGTTGTCCATCGCGTAGGCCCCCAGGGTGTGGGAGGCCCCGGGGCGGGCCCCGCAGCTGGTCAGTGTCCAGCCCTCCTCGCAGTCCACGGTGACCTGCCAAGGGCCCAGGGACAAAAGATGGCAGACGTAAGGCACAGCCCCCTGCAAGCCAGGCCTGCAGGGCACAGGCGGATGGCTGCCCGCCACCTTCCCCTAACACAACACCTCTCGCAGCCCTGCCCAAGCCATCAGGGGCCAAGCTGGGGGCCCAAGAGCAAAGCAAATGCCTGGGAAGCCCCCTCCAGCGCTCCTGCCATATCCAGACCTGAGGGCTTCTCCTTCAACGTGCAGTACCTCCGTGCTCCTGCTGGCGGAGCCCCCCAACCTGGGCCTGGTGAGTCACCGTAAGCTGCCATCGGTCTCCCTGTTTCGGCCCCATCCCCTGCAGTCTATCTGCCTCAGTGGCCTGAATGAACCCGCTCAGGGAGGTCAGATAcccattcccctccccaccccaggctcagAACCCGTGGCTCCCAGCTCACCAGAGCCAAAACCCAAATCCGGACTGCAGCCCTCAGGCCCCGCCTCAAACCTGTCTCTGGTGCCCCCACCTACTCCCTTCCCACCTCACTGGCCCTCTGGCTGTTCCTGGGGCTCTCCAGGCAcgctcccacctcagggcctttgctctggctgttccctctgcctggaactctGGTCCCTGTGATGTCCCCCACCTTCTCAGGGAGGCCTCTCCTGAGCGGccccccttccctttcctgctTTACTCTTCTCCACAGCATCTTCTAATACTCCAAAATAGTACTTATTTGTTGACTGTGCTTCTCCCCTACTAGAATGGACGCCCCGAGAGAGCCTGGTTTGTAGTCCCACCAACTGGAATGGTCCCTGGAACAGCACCGGCCTCAAGACATGCTGAGCAAATGGACCTGAGACAGCCCTAGCCCTCAAGAAATGCCACAGCCAGACAGACCACAATCACTGCAGACTCGCACGCTTACAACCCTCTTCTGAGGTCCAAGAGTGGACTCCCCAGGGCTTCCTCTTAAAAAGTTCCCTGTGgctttttactatttatttatttattgcttttttttttttttaatagggccgcacctgcagcatatggaagttcccaggttaggggtgtaatcagagctgcagctgccagcctacaccacagccacagccatgcaggatctgagctgcctctgcaacctacaccacagctcacggcaataccggatccttaatccactgagtgaggccagagatcgaacccgcatcctcatggatactagttgagttcattactgctgagccatgatgggaactcctctgtggctTTTAAAAGGAGACACAGAGAAGCCGTAGGCTGCGGTCTGCACTGGCGGTTTCTGAGGGCCACTCATGCCCCAGGCCCTGTGTGTGCCTCACCCTCTCTGCCTGCGTGTCCCTGCCTCAATGGCTGCCCCTCCACCAGCAGCACTCAGCTCAGGGTCCCCATCTCTTGGAGGGGGAGTCATGGCTGAGTCACACTCCCAGCAGATGGGTCAAGTGGATTAACCAGTGAATGCATGTGGACCGCTTTCCTTATGCAATATTTATGCATACTCTCTGCAGGGAGGCGGGGGGTCCCCCAAGAACACTGAGCTGGACAATAGCAAGAACTGGCCCAGcaacacaccaacacacacacacacacacacacacacacacacacacaggctgtcCACACAGCTGCAAAATCTGCTGACAGCACCCACCCCGCAAACTACTCCCCAGACACATGAGGGTGTGGTGGTGACACAAACCTTGACACAGAAAAGCTACACAGGACAGACACACGCCACCCCTCAGGGTGCTGGGCACCTGTCCCGCCACCCCAACCCCGCCCCCGTGCCTCTTCACCTTCTCTGCAGGGCCTGGGATCCCGTGCTCCCTGACTTTGCACTCCAGACCCGGCGCATGGCAGCAGGAAGCGTGGACACTGGCCTTCTCGTGGCCCACACACTGGTCGGGCTGACCCTGAGGCCTCGGCACAGGCCGCCTGCGGGGGCCAGGGTCCTCCACCTCCCAGTGGGAGCTGCAACCTGGGGCAGAGCAGAGCCGGCTAAGACACCTGGATGCTGGGGGaccctctgtctctcctcccacccccatcagTCTCCATCACTTTAGGGTCTGAGTTTGgagctgggaaacctggaaacaAGTCAGGGCAGGAAAGAGGCGCTAGTCTGAGCGACAGAACTCCTGGGATCTCAACTCAACCTTGCCACTGGCCTGCTGTGTAACCATAacataacctctctgaaccttagttttGCGGGGAAAACACACTATCTCCTCTCCAGCAGTGGGGTAGGGCCTCCAAGGCCTGAGATGCTAGACAGGCAGATGGAACTCCCCTCGCCCACAGCCACCCAGGCAGAAGTTCAGGGTGAGCTCGACGTCTCTCTGGGGCACTTGGGTCTCCCCCGATCCACTTAGGAGACAGATACACCCGCTGGCTACGAGTCGGTGCAGAGTGGTCCTCAGCTCTAGCAAAACGCAGTTTCCCTCTATGACAAGGGGAAAGGGAGGTTGTGAGGGCAAAATGAGGATGGGCACGTGGAGCCCAGCAGTGCCTGGCTCTGGGCAAGGGTTCCACACACATGTTAGGGTCACAGTCACTAGAATCCCCGAGTCCTAGCTGTGGCCTTGGAGAGGTCACTCGGCATGTCCAGGGTGCAGTTCCCTTGCTGTGAAGGGGGACCCTTTTGGATGTGCGGTATAGGTAGCAGGGTTCTGTGGCTCCAATGACTTCGAACTGGCACGTGCCCTGGAGTTCATCTGCTGGGTGTGCCCAAAGGGGGAGTGATCGGAACACGATGGACTTCCCACCCAGCCAGGACCCCGGTGAGATGGCCAGTGGCCTTCTGGACCCGTCCCAGCCTCTCCACCTGACTGGGCTCATCTTTCCACTGCAAAGCCATCCTGCAGCGCTCACCAGCCACTCTGCCTAGAGCCAGATCCGAACTCGTGACTCTCACTCatcaccctcctcctccccctcctaaACCTTCAGTGGCTCCCAGGACATGATCGATGGAGAATGAACTCTTGAGCCAGCTGTTCCAGGCCACCATCTGCCCTCTCCCCAGTCTCGCCCCAGaacttccctctctccccctcagcaggacagctctgccccctcccaaTTTGAGGGGCGCCATCCCCAGGTCCCCCACAAGGTCCCCATCTGTGACTTCCTGCTACCTACCCTGGGCACGTCTTTAACACAAGGTAACCCACCCACAGGATAGATTTGAAAGCAATAGGTGCTAATCATGAGAGCAGGCACTTATCTTGTCCTAGCACCAAGCCAAATGCTTCTCAGCAtccatcatcctcattttattgagGAGGtgcctgaggcacagagaggttaaataacttgcctgggtcacacagctgatgactggcagagccaggattaaaCCAAGGTCACCTCCCCTTTCAGAGCCACTCCCTGAACTGCCCCTCCTGTGCTCCACTGCCTCTCAGAATATTGCCTTTGATGCTCCAGGCCTGGAGCTCTAGGTGTTATTCATTTCACGGCAACCCAAAGAGGCAAGAACTACGTACGcttcttctttttagggaggAGAAGCTGAAGCTGAGACATCGGAGGTGCCCGCCCTGGGTCACGGGGATGGAGCGGTAGCACTGGTCTTCATGCCAGGCAGCTGGGCTCCACTGTGGGACGAGCCAGGTGGGGGCAGGTGCACAAGGAGACAGGgatgcctccccaccccaggatgGGCCCTGCCTCCTACCTGTGAGGACGTGGCTCTGCTGGTGACAGCGGGCACAGGTCTGCACACCGGCCCCAGCTGGTGGAGCCATGTGGATGCTGCAGTTGGCCCGAGGCAGCAGACAGCACCTGGCAACGGCGTAGACGCCCTCACCCCCAAACGCGTTGTAGGCCAGGCAGACACGCCTGCTCCCTCGGACCTGAGAGCCAAAGACAGAAACAGGAACCTGCATTAGAAAGGGCTTCAAGACCCAGGGTAAGAGGGCTAGAAGGAACCAACTCGGGCACCTGGTCCCAACCCctcaaaccctctccagcatccctGCTGAGGCCAGCCGGCCTCTGAGGACGTCTCGCTCCTGCAGACTGTTCTGCAGATGGGCAGCGCTGCGTGTTACATGGTGCTTCTGGACACTGAGAGGGACTTTAAAACACAGCTGCTGGGAAATCTAAGATCCCAGAGCTAGGACCCAGCCTAAGGGGCCCGGACCCACTCTCAGCCTCTCCCACATGCAATCACTTGCAGGTTCAAATGCACGGTCAAGCACACTCCCAGATGCCATCTCTCAGACAGAAATGCCCACCCGCCCCTGTCCTCCTGGCCCAGGTGCTGCCTTTCCATCACAATGCCAtggccgggagttcccattgtgactcagaggtaatgaactcgactagtatctatgaggatgtgggtttgatccctggcctcgctcagtgggttaaggatccctggcctcactcagtgggttaaggatccagcgctgccatgagctgtggtggtcacagactcagatcggattctgcattactgtggctatggtgtgggcctagcctgggaacttccatatgccgcaagtatggccctaaaaggcaaaaacaaacacacacaaaaacaaaacacaccatgGCTGACATCATCTGTGCCGGGCTCTGTGACCTTTGGCTGGTTTGAGAAGATTCATCAACTGCCAGAACCATGGAACATCTGAAGGAAAAGAGCCCTGAAGGCCACTGTGTCCAGAGGCATCAAAGACCAGCTCTCCCCGCGCGGCAGGCGGGAGCTGGAGTCCATCCAGCCACATCCTGCAGAGTCTCCCAGGAAACCTGCGCCTGGCTCCCTCCAGCCGCACCCAAACCACGTGGCAGAGATGGGCCCCACCCGCTTTAACTTGCAGACAGGCCCTGGAGTTCAGAGGAGGAAGGGGCCGATCTGGGCCTGGCGAGAACCCCACTTCACGCTCCGAGGGGAGGGTGCAAGTCACCTCAATGCGCTCGCCCCGCCGCCTCCCGCTCCCGGAGAAGCTGGAGCAGCCCAGCAGCTCCTCGGGGGCGGCGCAGTGGGCCTCGGCCGTGGCGGTCCTCGTGGGCCCTGAGTGTGCCGACCACACGGTCCTGCAGAACAGCTGCCCACCTGCAAGAAGGTCCTGGGGTGAGGAGGGGTGCGTGGGGAGGGGGGCCTCCATCAGGGCTGTGCTCGTGGAGGTCCAGCTCTTTGGATCCCGGTGGGGAGAAGGGCCTTAAAGAACGTGATCCATTTCCCATTGAAACTTGTCAGGAAAGCCCTGCAAAGCCCTTTCTGAGCCTGTTCTAaatccgcccccaccccccagtctctAGGAGCTAGTGGCAGGATTGCCCAGGTCACACGACCTCCCGAGACCTCCCAAGCCCCAGTCTGCCCACCCTGCCATCCTGCTGACCTGCTCCATGGCTGCTGGGGGGCAGTGTGGCCACCAGGTTGGGGGTCAGCCCCCGCTGGTCCTCAGGGAACCAGGCTTCATTGATGACATCTTTGGCAGAGAAACGGATCAGCCTCTGCCTCAGCTCAGCCAGGGTGAGCTCCGGCTCAGCCGTCAGCATCATGGTCACAATTCCTGGTTGTGGGGTGGGCAGTGAGAGATGGTGGTGGCCTGGCCCTCCTTCCTGACCTTCCTCTcctggtacacacacacacacacacacacactcatgtgcacacacactggCACATCAAGCTGTTCTTCAAACCACCTGCAACCCCATGCTAAAAGACAGCCAGAGTAAAACATACATCCTGCTCTCATACCTGTGAGCCTTGGAAATTGCTGTTTTGTTTGCCAGATAAACTCCTATTCATCCACCAAACCCCAGATGACAtgtccctcctccaggaagctttcttTGATCTTTAGGCTGGGCAGGCACCTCCCTTAGGCTCCCTTCCACACAACCCTGGCTACTATGTTTGGGCATCTGCCTCCCCCCATCAGACTGAGGGCACCATTAGTCTTATTCATCTTTGGTCCCCCACGCCCAACACACTGGGCCCTGGCGCAGACCCTGGCTGCCATGGGGTTGTCAGAATCATGTTGGCTGAGGGGTGGGGCAGCAACTCACCAGCCACATGGGCGGCAGCCTGTGAAGTCCCACTCTGTGACGTGAAGCAAGTGCTGCAGTCGCTGGAGGCACCAATGATGTCATCACCTGGGGCAAAGAGGTCCACGCAGCGGCCAAAGTTGGTCCCCAGGACCCCTAGGGTCACCGGCTGGTCCTGGGCATTGGTGGCCCCAACGGTAATGACCTGGAGAGGTAAGGGGGTGGATGGCAGATAGGGGAGCCAAGGAGAGGGATAGAGGGAGACGGAGACCTTGCCAGCTGGGCTGGCCAACTCCTACATATCTGCTTGGGGCCCATTCAAATAGCCCCTCCTGAAGGAAATCTGATTCCTCAGGCAGAACTCTCACACCCTCTGGCCCTAGCTCTGCCTTCTGTCCCTACCATAGGCCAGGGACCATTCCTGAAGGTGCCGAGGTGGTGCTGATGTTGTAGTGGGGGACACAGCCAGCAAACAAACAGTAGACGATGCTGTGCATTAGGTGAtgtaagtgctatggagaaaaccAGAGCCAGCAAGGTAGAGAGGACACGCTGGGGTTTGTCTGCTTTCTGCGATTTTAATAGGCAGCCGAGGAAGGTTATTCATCACTGTTAggctcacagcagtgccaccCCCCGATCCCTGTGCCTCCCCACATCCCCAGACTGTGATGAGatcccttcccccttggtaaccccGGCGCCCACTCCACCCAACACCCAGGGGATGCCCTTGCATGTGGGACAGAGGAACAGACAGGCATGGGCCCCACCAAGTCAGCACCTTGAGATCAGAGGCGTCATCTCTGTGTTCACGTGGCCCCCCTGCTTGGGATGTACCTAGGCCCTCAATACCGGGCCTTCGAGGGCATTTAGCAGGGAGGTGGACAGTGGAGAGGCCCGGAGGGCACTGGGCAGGACAGCGATGTGGGCAGAGCCCCTTGGCCCTAGCAGGGTGGATGGGAAAGTGAGCAGGGGGCAGTCAGGGAACAGCAGAGGGCACTGTGGTATCACTCTGACGTGAGCAGACAGAGTCCAGATGGACGTGATGGGGAGAAGGGGCCAGGGATTCAGAGGGAGAAGGGCCAGGGCGTGTCAGAGGCTAGGCTGTGGGAGGTTcaagcccctcccctgcccaacTTTGGCTCTGGGAGGCTCTGACACCTCCAAAGCCAGGCCGGCTCGGGAATGCACCCCATAAAGCCCAGcgggccccccctcccccaaagccttCCATCCCTTCTGGAACACCCACCTCGGGAGATGACGCCGGAGAGTAGAGGCAGGCGTCGTCCCGGAAGTTGCCAGCAGCGGCCACCAGCACTGCCCCCGTTCCTGCCAGGCGCTGGCAAGCGGCATTGAGGGCCCGGCTGTAGCCACCCACCAGGGGCAGCAACACCACCAACCGCCCTGAGGGCTGGGCCAGCTGGCTCTTCCAAATGAACTCCAGGCCTGAGAGGATAAAGCCAAGGTCACCCCCGAGAAGACATGCTCAAGGCCTTGTGAGGGTCAAGTTTACATGTCAACTTGGTGAGGCTATGGTGCCCAGGTGTTTGCTCAGACGTCAGTCTAAACGTTGCTGTAAAAGTACTTTAATATATGCGACTAATGTTTACATCAATAGACTGACTAAAGCAAATGGgggtgggcctcgtccaatcagtTGACGACTTCAAGAGAAAAGGTGGATGGTCCCCTGAGGAGGAAGGAATTCTGTGTCCACACTGCCTCAGACTCAAGACTACGGCATCAATTCTTGCCAGAATtcccagcctgccagcctgcctTGCAGATTTCAGCCGGCCCCACAATATGTGAgtctatgtgtgtatttataaatataaacatgcacacacatcctaTTGCTTCTGCGTCTCTGCAACACCCTGATTTATACAGCTgggaatcagagttcccgtcgtggcacagtggttaacgaatc
Proteins encoded:
- the PCSK9 gene encoding proprotein convertase subtilisin/kexin type 9 isoform X2, coding for MGAGSSGQPWWPPLLLLLLLLGPAGARAQEDEDGDYEELVLGFRSEEDILADTAQHAATATFHRCAKDAWRLPGTYVVVLKEGTHRSQAERTARHLQAQAARRGYLTKILHVFHDLLPGLLVKMSGDLLELALKLPHVQYIEEDSFVFAQSIPWNLERILPARRQVDERHTPNGLVEVYLLDTSIQSGHREIEGRVTVTDFENVPEEDGTRFHRQANKCDSHGTHLAGVVSGRDAGVAKGASLRSLRVLNCQGKGTVSSTLTGLEFIWKSQLAQPSGRLVVLLPLVGGYSRALNAACQRLAGTGAVLVAAAGNFRDDACLYSPASSPEVITVGATNAQDQPVTLGVLGTNFGRCVDLFAPGDDIIGASSDCSTCFTSQSGTSQAAAHVAGIVTMMLTAEPELTLAELRQRLIRFSAKDVINEAWFPEDQRGLTPNLVATLPPSSHGAGGQLFCRTVWSAHSGPTRTATAEAHCAAPEELLGCSSFSGSGRRRGERIEVRGSRRVCLAYNAFGGEGVYAVARCCLLPRANCSIHMAPPAGAGVQTCARCHQQSHVLTGCSSHWEVEDPGPRRRPVPRPQGQPDQCVGHEKASVHASCCHAPGLECKVREHGIPGPAEKVTVDCEEGWTLTSCGARPGASHTLGAYAMDNTCVVRGQDVRAGGRTSEETATAMAICCRRRPSGEEASRESQ
- the PCSK9 gene encoding proprotein convertase subtilisin/kexin type 9 isoform X1, which translates into the protein MGAGSSGQPWWPPLLLLLLLLGPAGARAQEDEDGDYEELVLGFRSEEDILADTAQHAATATFHRCAKDAWRLPGTYVVVLKEGTHRSQAERTARHLQAQAARRGYLTKILHVFHDLLPGLLVKMSGDLLELALKLPHVQYIEEDSFVFAQSIPWNLERILPARRQVDERHTPRLFFPLEQTTPWKNGDGLVEVYLLDTSIQSGHREIEGRVTVTDFENVPEEDGTRFHRQANKCDSHGTHLAGVVSGRDAGVAKGASLRSLRVLNCQGKGTVSSTLTGLEFIWKSQLAQPSGRLVVLLPLVGGYSRALNAACQRLAGTGAVLVAAAGNFRDDACLYSPASSPEVITVGATNAQDQPVTLGVLGTNFGRCVDLFAPGDDIIGASSDCSTCFTSQSGTSQAAAHVAGIVTMMLTAEPELTLAELRQRLIRFSAKDVINEAWFPEDQRGLTPNLVATLPPSSHGAGGQLFCRTVWSAHSGPTRTATAEAHCAAPEELLGCSSFSGSGRRRGERIEVRGSRRVCLAYNAFGGEGVYAVARCCLLPRANCSIHMAPPAGAGVQTCARCHQQSHVLTGCSSHWEVEDPGPRRRPVPRPQGQPDQCVGHEKASVHASCCHAPGLECKVREHGIPGPAEKVTVDCEEGWTLTSCGARPGASHTLGAYAMDNTCVVRGQDVRAGGRTSEETATAMAICCRRRPSGEEASRESQ